The Callithrix jacchus isolate 240 chromosome 7, calJac240_pri, whole genome shotgun sequence DNA window TCAGGCTGACTTTTTTTAAGGTTGAAAGACACATTTTTCCATCAAAACCACAATACTGTTAAGTGAAAAGCCAAAGGGTTCCCTATATGAATAAAGCTAATAACTTTTAGTTACCAAAGAAGAATCCAGTCTCAGAGATACTACGCCAAGGCTGACCccttcaggaggctgcagcagacaCTGTCTTGGAGGCAGCACCGCAGGCACTTCGGCGTCAAAGGGAAGGGGTCTCAGGGAGAAGCTGCAGCGGGGGGGCGGGGGAGTCACCACCGTTAGTCCTCGCCGCGCGGGGTCGGGGCACCGAGCGCGGAGGTTTGGGTCTCCTCACGAGGGGGCGGGGCTGCGGGTCCGGTCTGACACCCACCAGGCTGGGGGAAGGGGCCGGGCTTCCCGGGGCTtgaggtgggagggggtggtgcgGCATCCCGCGGGGGTGACTGCGTGTGGGGGAACGGACAGCAGGTCCCCAGCAGGGGGCTCATGAGGAAGGGGGCGCAGGCCGGGGTCGAGACCGGGAAATGGGGTCGGGGACCTCACCTCCTCAGGTGCTTTGACGACGTGCCTCTCCCAGTCTATCTGCTTGTTGAGCGGATTGTAGAGAAAGGCCGGGCGAGTCACGCTCCTAAACAGCTCGTCGGGTCCCGGGAGCCGCTTCTCCGCCTTGTCCCTACAGCCGCCCGCCGACTTCGCCGGATCCGGGGTTCTGCAACTTGTCTCCTCCGGCTCGATGTTATCCTCCTCGTCCGAGGAGCCTGAGCTGCTGCTCCCGTACGCCGCGAAATAGCTCAGCGGGTCCTTCTCCTCGGCTGCCATGACGGCTGCAAGCTACAACCCAGCACTCCGCCGGAAGCCGGAAGCCACGCCAGGGCCCTCCCCACTCTCGGCCCCGCCCCACGCCTTGCAAATAAGACCTTAGTCTGCGCCCCCTGGCGGCTGCGCCACGCTGCTACTCCCTCGCggaggggctgaggctggaggcgGGCCGGGCAAGTTCCCAAGCAGGGGCGGGGGCTGCTTTTGCTCATTTCTGAGGAGCTCTGAAAAAAGACGAAGTACTGAGCCAGGGAGCCCAGCCATACTTCCCGCATTCGATAGCATTTACTAAAGGCATAGAAAAGCtataaattttgtcttttcactGTCACTCCACTTTAGCCCTTGCCCAGAGAGGCTGGAATTTTTTCTGATCCACTGCATCtcatctttcaaataaaaattactctCAGTGTGTTTCCCTAGGTTGCCATGGAAGACCTCTAGGGGTGGTGGACTTCCCAAGCCAAGAACCAAATCCTTTTCCTGCTTGACCTCATTCAAATGCACTCTGAACAGCTTTGATAAAACTCCTCTTAGATCATAGCCCACCACTCGGGTTTGTCCAAACTCTGACTTCTCATTGTCAGcctccttccttctttgcctGCTTTGCTCCAGATGGCCCTTAAATGTTGGTGTTTCCTAACATATTGTACTATCTTTCAGAGATgcttctaacattttttttttaattttaaatttttatttttttgagacagggtctcactctgtagcccagactggagtgcagtggcggcatctcggctcaccgcaacccccaccttccaggctctagcgattcttgtgccttcggaatagctgggattacaggcgcccggctaatttttatattgttcatagtgacggggtttcaccatgttggccaggctgggtttctaacattttaaaagggTGTTATAAAGTTGCAAGTCAGCCCATCCGTTTCCACCGCATTAACTACTTTATAATATGATTCCCAAATCTGGGTGTCCAACCCCAATCTTTCCATCAAACTCTAGACCCCACCACCATCTGAATCTTACATTTTCCATA harbors:
- the C7H1orf52 gene encoding UPF0690 protein C1orf52 homolog, yielding MAAEEKDPLSYFAAYGSSSSGSSDEEDNIEPEETSCRTPDPAKSAGGCRDKAEKRLPGPDELFRSVTRPAFLYNPLNKQIDWERHVVKAPEEPPKEFKIWKSNYVPPPETYTTEKKPPPPELDMAIKWSNIYEDNGDDAPQNAKKARLLPEGEETLESDDEKDEHTSKKRKVEPGEPAKKKK